In Paenibacillus sp. 1781tsa1, one DNA window encodes the following:
- a CDS encoding cytochrome c biogenesis protein ResB, with amino-acid sequence MFQNTKCECGHQNPVGTVLCEACGKPILESEAKSNEVLEMRYDGMARRSQRSNPNIIDRIWNFFSSVKIAVYMIVFTLVGSMLGTIYPQESTFLNIDPSVYYKETYGQLGHIYYLLGLSHTYESWWFILLLVLIGASLVICSLDRVLPLYKALNKQKIRKHTQFLTRQRLVYQGSIEEAPEDWIKKAVTPLKKKGYRVHTQGDALLAEKQRFSRWGPYVIHIGLIIFLLAVLARGLPGLNLDEHVAFPEGEIKKIPNTSMYLKNEQFNVEFYSEEEVPEQFRNLNKTVPKLFETKVVLYECTADCSDLSKKPQLAEVARHDVRVNHPLNYNGLKAYQFDYDLTPTIRSVTPDLVNTKTGEVYGAIKIDMVDTQKTFEAGPYELTVKEKFMDFGLDENGQPKSKSPSPNAPAFLFLIKGPNLPEEGIQYLYFAKQIDKQRFQQDAINQQLIGTEIPLQLEVDSMDKVDIIQSVSYLNIRVDKAMPFVWVGAGIVMLGLVMGFYWHHRRIWIRFDDQQLTLGGHTNKNWFGFRREVAAVLKQMNLEVEEKSLDNGGNQA; translated from the coding sequence GTGTTCCAAAATACCAAATGTGAGTGCGGACACCAGAATCCGGTTGGCACTGTACTATGTGAAGCATGTGGGAAACCGATACTGGAGTCTGAAGCTAAATCGAATGAAGTGCTGGAAATGCGTTATGATGGCATGGCGCGTCGTTCACAGCGCAGTAATCCCAACATCATTGACCGCATATGGAACTTTTTTTCATCCGTCAAAATTGCTGTCTATATGATTGTTTTCACGCTTGTAGGCTCTATGCTTGGTACGATCTATCCGCAAGAAAGTACATTTTTAAATATTGATCCTTCCGTGTATTACAAAGAAACATACGGACAGTTGGGTCATATCTATTATCTGTTGGGTTTATCCCATACATACGAATCCTGGTGGTTTATCTTGCTGTTGGTGCTGATTGGTGCATCATTGGTGATATGCAGTCTGGATCGCGTCCTACCGCTCTACAAAGCACTGAATAAACAGAAAATACGTAAACATACGCAATTTCTGACGAGACAGCGTCTGGTGTACCAAGGATCTATCGAAGAGGCACCAGAAGACTGGATTAAGAAAGCGGTTACGCCGCTTAAAAAGAAAGGCTACCGAGTGCACACCCAGGGTGATGCTTTGCTCGCCGAGAAACAGCGATTCAGTCGATGGGGCCCATATGTCATCCATATTGGACTCATTATATTTCTGCTGGCGGTGCTCGCACGAGGGCTGCCTGGCCTGAATCTGGATGAGCATGTTGCTTTTCCGGAAGGTGAGATTAAAAAGATCCCGAATACGTCGATGTATCTGAAAAATGAACAGTTTAATGTTGAATTTTACAGTGAGGAAGAAGTACCTGAGCAATTCCGTAACCTGAATAAGACCGTTCCAAAACTGTTCGAAACAAAAGTTGTTTTATATGAATGTACAGCAGATTGTTCGGATCTTTCGAAAAAACCTCAATTAGCTGAGGTGGCTAGACATGATGTTCGTGTGAATCATCCATTAAATTATAACGGTCTGAAAGCATATCAGTTTGATTATGATCTAACACCCACCATTCGGTCCGTAACGCCGGATCTGGTCAATACAAAGACTGGTGAAGTATATGGGGCGATTAAGATTGATATGGTCGATACCCAAAAAACATTTGAAGCGGGTCCTTATGAACTGACTGTAAAGGAAAAGTTCATGGACTTTGGATTGGATGAGAATGGACAGCCCAAATCAAAATCGCCTTCACCTAATGCACCTGCTTTTCTCTTTCTCATTAAGGGACCGAATCTGCCGGAAGAAGGGATACAATATCTTTATTTTGCGAAGCAGATTGATAAACAACGGTTTCAGCAGGATGCAATTAACCAACAGCTGATTGGAACAGAGATTCCTTTACAGTTGGAAGTAGACAGCATGGACAAGGTTGATATTATTCAATCCGTAAGTTATCTCAATATACGCGTGGATAAAGCAATGCCTTTTGTGTGGGTAGGAGCCGGCATTGTCATGTTGGGTCTGGTCATGGGTTTTTATTGGCATCATCGCCGCATCTGGATTCGTTTTGATGATCAACAGCTTACCTTGGGTGGACATACCAACAAAAACTGGTTTGGCTTCAGGCGTGAAGTGGCGGCTGTTTTGAAACAAATGAATTTGGAAGTGGAAGAGAAGTCGTTGGATAACGGGGGGAACCAAGCATGA
- a CDS encoding redoxin family protein translates to MGKSRRTVQIVILLLILVLGGYAITTSVSGSNGKPKEGDKSPSFELLGLDGQVHTSDEYKGKAMVINFWGTWCEPCVKEMPALQAQADKWKNQGVQFVGINVGEDQMTVDNFVRQVGVTFPIMLDREKNSVRDFGISPMPTTFFVSDTGKISTIHIGQLDLDTLDAQISQLAKQP, encoded by the coding sequence ATGGGGAAATCAAGAAGAACGGTGCAAATCGTCATTTTGTTATTGATCCTGGTGTTGGGCGGATATGCGATTACCACATCGGTATCCGGCTCGAATGGCAAGCCAAAGGAAGGGGACAAGTCTCCTTCTTTTGAACTGCTGGGCCTGGATGGTCAAGTTCATACGTCTGATGAGTACAAAGGAAAAGCAATGGTGATCAATTTCTGGGGCACCTGGTGTGAACCTTGTGTTAAAGAGATGCCTGCACTTCAGGCGCAAGCGGACAAATGGAAGAACCAAGGAGTACAGTTTGTCGGAATTAATGTTGGAGAAGACCAGATGACCGTGGATAATTTTGTTCGGCAGGTTGGGGTTACATTTCCAATCATGTTAGACCGTGAGAAAAACTCGGTTCGTGATTTCGGGATCTCTCCGATGCCAACGACGTTCTTTGTATCCGACACGGGCAAAATCTCTACCATTCATATCGGGCAACTTGATTTGGACACACTTGACGCTCAAATTTCGCAACTGGCGAAGCAGCCCTGA